CTATCGCGTCGGGTGGCAACGCCCGCGCCGCCATCGTTGGGCGATCTGCGTGTTCGTCCTCAATGAGGGCGAGAAGGCCCGCAAGCAGCTGCGTGCCATGATGGCCCATGCCGGCGTGATCGACCTCGTGATCGCCGATGGCGGCAGCACCGATGGTTCGCTCGACGAGGCCCTGATGCATGAGGTCGACGCCAAGGCTCTGCTTGTGAAGACCGGTGCCGGCAAACTCAGCGCGCAAATGCGCATTGCCATGGACTACTGCATGGCGGAAGGCTACGACGGCATCGTCGTGATCGATGGCAATGGCAAGGACGGCCTGGACGCCATCCCGTCGTTCGCTGCCGCTCTGGAAGAAGGCTGGGACCACGTCCAAGGTTCCCGTTTCATCCCCGGCGGCCACCATGAAAACACGCCCCCCAGCCGCTACCTCGCGGTGCGCCTGCTCCATGCACCACTGATGTCGCTCGCCGCTGGATTTCACTACACCGACACCACCAACGGCTTCCGCGCCTACAGCCGGCGACTGCTGACGGATCCGCGAATCGACGTCTTCCGGTCCTGCTTCGACCGTTACCAGCTTCACTATCACCTCGCGATCGAGGCCGCGCGCGGCGGCTTCCGCGTCAAGGAACTCCCGGTCTCGCGCACCTATCCGACCAGCGGCAAGACCCCGACGAAAATCAAGGGCATCGGCGGGTTGGTGGCGCTCTTGCGGCAACTCCTTGATGTCTGTCAGGGCAAGTTCCGGACCCCAGGGCACTGAACGGATCACCCACCCCTGTCATTCTGACCGCTATCGCAACGCGCCACCTCACGAACTCCGGATTCTCCTACTTCCTGCCATGCCAGCCAGCAAAGATGTCCCTCAGCTTGCCTACATTATCTCGCTGCCGCGCAGTGGCAGCACGGTGCTCTCCGCCCTCCTCGACAAACGCCAGGGAGTTGTCAGCCCGCCTGAATCCGCCTTCCCCCAAGTGTTGGGGACCTTGAGCACCGAGGAGCGCAAGGACCGGCTCTGGATGGCCGCCCTCTATATCGCCTCCACATTCACGCCCACCCAACTCAATCTCGCGGAAGCTGCCGAGTGCATGGACGGAACCAATGAGGATATCCTGATCGCCCTCGGCCATGCGGTGGCGGCCAAGCTCGGGAGGGATCCGGCTCAAATCCGCGCCGTGGTGTGGAAGTCGCCGCGGATCGTGGGCATGCATGCCGGCCCTCTTTCCACCAAGGGAAAATTCATCGTTTTGCGCCGCCATCCGCAGAATGTTTTCGAATCACAATTCCGGGTGGGCTTCGGGGAAAAGAACCGCAATCCGTTTCGCTTTGCGGTATTCCAACAGAGCTATGAGCACGCATTCTCCAGAGTCCCCCCGGACCGGAGGATCGATGTCTCCTACGACTCGCTTCCGGGCGTGCTGGAGCAGATCCTGGAGTTCCTCGGAGTGCGTGAGCAGGGAGAGTGGCTGGAAGGTGAATCCAGCCTGAAGCTGGCGGCCGAGAACTGCTACTGGATGCGGGAGGTCACCGGGGAGTTCAAGAACAACGACGTGGAAAAGAGGGCGCGGCTTGAGCCAACCCAAGTAAGTAAACTTGAGCAAGCCATGAGTCTGGCGAGACCCTTGCGACCATTTCTGGGACCGGTGCGGCGCTATTTCGACCGGCAGTCGCTCGCATGGGTCTTAAATCGCGCCAAAGAGCTGTTGGAGGCCCATCGTCAGCAAGGTTAATCTCCGGGAATTCATTCCGTAGACACCGGCCGGTTAGACCCCTCAGATCGACTGAACGCCAATGACATGAAAGTTCTGGTATCTGCGTACGCCTGCGATCCCTACCAAGGCTCCGAGCCCGGGGTCGGATGGACCGCCGTGTGCCGGATCGCCCGGCAACACGACGTGTGGGTGTTGAGCCACACCCGCCATCAGGAGGGCTGGGAGCGGGCGCGGAGCGAAGGCAAAGTCCCGCCCAACGTGACGGTGCGTTTTCTCGGGGAGAATCGCCCGTGGCTGCAGAACCGCTTTCTCGCGCATCTGCAGAGCTGGAAATCGTTTGCCGACTACATGGCGATCGTTCTCGAAGCCGCACAGGCATGGCATCGTGAGATCGGCTTTGATCTCTGCCACCAGGTGACGATCGCGACCTGGCGGATTCCTTCGCCGCTGTGGAAGTTGCCCATACCGCTCGTCTGGGGACCGATCGGTGGCGGGGGCTACATCCCGGCCGCATTCCGTTCGATGCTCAGCCCGGCAGCGCGGGGATTCGAGTTTGCGAGGGATCTCAATAGTGCCCGTGCATTGCGTTCCCAGGGATTCCAAGACTGCGTCAGGAACAGTGCCGTGGTCTTCGCCGCCAACGAGGAAACGGAGCTGCTGCTCAAGCCCCATCGCGGTGACAAGCCGCTGGTGAAGCTGCCGATCGCGTCGATCCCGGCCGACAAGGCGGAGAAATTCCGCAGGCCGGAAGGCATGACGCCGGAAGGTCCCTTACGCTTGTTCGCTGGCGGAAACATGGAAGGACGCAAGGGCGTGAGCCTCGCCTTGAAGGCCCTGGCGAAGGTCGCGGCCGCGGGAATCGACTTCCGCTACACCGTCGCAGGAGGAGGGCCCGAGGTCCCGGTGCTGATGAAATTGGCGGAACGGCTTGGCCTGACAGACCGCGTCGAATTTCACCCCGGCTTCAGCGGGCAGGACTACATTGCCGCGCTCCAGGCCACGGACGTCTATTTCCTCCCGAGCTTCCGCGAAAGCACGCCGGTGACCTTGCTCGAGGCGTATCTCGCCGGTTGCTATCCTGTGGTGGCCGATACCAGCGCCCAGGGAGAGATCGTTCGCATGGCCGGTGGCTCTGCGATTCCGATCACCGATATCGCGGGACTCGTCGACGGCCTCGCACAAGCGGTCATGGGTTGTGCGCGCCACCGCGACGAACTTCCCGCCAAGGTGGCCGAAAGCCGGTCGAAGTTGATCGCTTACTTCGATTCGGCCCGCTACGATCAGGCCATTGCCGACGCCTATCGGGTCGCCATGGAGACCCGGAGCGGGCCGTGCTGAAGCCATGTCATCCACGCCCTCCATCACCCGATCCGGAACCGGCCAAGCGGCAGCCAAAAGCACGGTGATCGACCGTCCGATGCCGGGTCTGATGCGCAGCCTGCGCTGGCTGGAAGACCGTTCGCCGGTCGTGGTCTGGGTGCTGGCCGCCGCTCTCATCGCGGTCATCGGGATTTTCAGTTGGGTTTCCGGTCCTGAGCTCAGCGGATCCTTGCTCTACCTGATCCCCGTCCTGCTGGTCGGTCATGTCGCGGGTTTCCGCTCCGGCGTCATCGCCGCGCTTTTGGCCGCTTCGATATGGTTCACCGCGGACATGAATGGCGGCACGGGGCAAGGCCCTACCTTCACGCCCTATTGGAACGCCTTGATGCGTTTTGGCACGTTCCTGGTCGCGGTAGGATTGGTGGCGGCCACCCGCTCCTTGAACGCCCAATTGGAAGAGCGGGTGAAGGAACGCACGGCCGCGCTGGAGGCGCAGATCGTCGAAAACCGTGAACTTGAGAAGAGCATCCTGGACATCAGCGACCGCGAGCAGGTGCGCATCGGCCAGGACCTCCATGACAGCCTGTGCCAGCAATTGGTCAGCGTCGCCTTCAGCGCGAACATGCTTCAGGAGCGCTTGGAAAAAGAGGGAGTCTCTGCCAACCAGGACGCCGCCCGTATCGCCGACCTGATCGACGACTCGATCAACCAGGCCCGCAACCTCGCGAGGGGGCTCTACCCGGTGCGACTGGAGACCGAAGGCCTCGAACTCGCGCTTCGCGAACTCGCCGCAACGATGAGCCGGCGCTTCCAAGTGTCGTGCACCGTGGAATGCTCCGGCCCCGTACCACCCTGCCAACACGCGGTCGGTATCCACTTCTATCGCATCGCCCAGGAAGCGGTGGTGAACGCCGCCAAGCACGCCAGGGCTCAACATGTCACCCTCTCCCTAGCCGCCACCCGCGGGCAAGTGAAGCTCAACATTGATGATGATGGCGAAGGGATCATTCGCGTACCGCGAAACCCGGACGGCATGGGCCTGCGCATCATGGCCTATCGCGCCCGGATGATCGGAGCTGACTTCCAGATCGCGCACCGTCTGCCTCGCGGCACCAGCGTGTCCTGCGAGCTGGAAGAAGTGGCATTCTCTGCAGCCTGAGTCATGACCGAGATCCCCCAGGAAAAAACCCGGATTCTCCTGGTCGACGATCATCCGATGATCCGTGAACGGCTGGTCGAATTGATCGAGCGGGAGCCCGATCTCGAAGTATGCGGCGAAGCCGAAGACCGGCACGAAGCGCTCGACCTCGTTGCGGCCTTGGACCCTGACCTGGCGATCGTCGATCTCACCCTGAAGTCCTCGCTGGGCATCGAGCTGATCAAAGACCTGCAAGCCCGCTTTCCCGAGATCAAGGTGCTGGTGGTCTCGATGCAGGACGAGATGGTCTATGCGGAGCGCTGCATTCACGCCGGGGCTCGCGGCTACATCACCAAGCAACAAGCCAGCCGCCACGTCATGCGGGCGATCCGGCAAGTCCTCGCGGGAGGGATCTACCTGAGCGAAGCGATCACACGGCAGGTGTTAGAACGCTCGATGGGGCGACCCGCGAATCGCGAACCGCTTGAGATTGTCTCAATACTCGCAGATCGAGAACTTCAAGTCTTCGAACTTGTCGGGAAAGGTTTTAGTACCAAACAGATTGCGGATTTACTGATGCTAGATGTCAAAACGATCGAAACATATCGGGCGCGAATCAAGGAAAAGCTAGGGTTGAAGGACGGTCCCGAGCTACTCCAGCGAGCGATCGCCTGGGTGCATCGCGACGGAGTCTAGGCCGGGAGGCCTGCTGACGTGTAGGGAAAATCCCTACCGGCGAATCAGGCTGCGAGTAGCTGGACAGGGAAGGTTTCCTGCAGAAGGGTGACAGACAAAACCCATGAATCGCAGTTTCCTTCGCATACTTTCAATTGTCGCGCTCCTGATGCCGACCGGTCGGCTCGCGGCCGCCCCCGGAGATGCCGATAACGACGGGTTGCGCGACGCGGTGGAGACCAACACCGGTGTCTTCGCTTCGCCCTCCAATACTGGAACAAGTCCCTCCATCTCCGACACCGATGGCGACAGCCTACCCGACGGCATGGAACTGGGCTTGGGGACGAACCCGGTGGATGCCACCAGCAAGGTCAAACGTCCGAATATCATCTACATTCTCGCCGATGATATGGGCTATGGCGACGTCGGTTGCTTCTGGCAGAACCAGCGCTCCGGCATTTGGAAATTCGCCACGCCAGGCCTGGATGCCATGGCAGCGGACGGCGCCAAACTGACCCACCACTATGTGGGAGCGCCCATTTGCGTGTCGTCCCGCTGCTCGCTACTGCAGGGACAACATCAAGGCCATGCTGGAATTCGGGACGCCCAATTCGATTACGCACTACCCAGCAACCATTCGATTTCGTCGACGCTCCAGGCTGCAGGCTACCGGACCGTCCACATCGGAAAAGCCGGCCTCGTTGGCAAATTCACGAAGCCACTTACCAACGCCGTTGCCCAAGGCCTACCCGCCCACCCACTCAAGCGCGGCTTCGACCGGTATTTCGGTTACCTCACCCACGAGGACGGCCACGAGCACTATCCCCGCAACGGGACGACCCTCTACAAGGCGAATATCTGCGACGATTATCAACCGATCACCGACGCTTACCCTGACTTGTATAGCACCGATGCCTGGACAGCGTTCGCCAAGAAAACCATCGTAGAGGAAACGCAGCAGCATCCTGAGCGTCCGTTCTTCATCTACCTTAGCTACGACGCCCCCCACTTTTACGGACAATACGCACCTACGGCAAATTATCCCACCGGCAAAGGTCTCACGGGGGGCCTTCAATGGACCGGATCGCCTTCCTACGCGAACACCGCCACCGGTGATGCTTCGAAGGTGGATAATCCCGCCAACTTCCATCCATCGGTCAATTCCTCTTGGCCCCTCGCGGCCAAGAAGTACGTGTCGATGGTGCGACGGCTCGATGACTCGGTCGCGGATCTGCTGCAAACGCTCCGGGATCTGGGGATCCATGACAATACGCTGGTCGTTTTTTCGTCGGACAACGGACCGGCCGATACCGAGGTCTATCCTCCGACGTTTCAGAGTTACGGTCCGTTTGAAGGCATTAAGGGCGATCTTTGGGAGGGCGGTATCCGCGTGCCTACCATCGCCTGGTGGCCGGAAACAATCCCGGGTACTACCCAGCTCTCCAACATCCGCGAGGTCACCCGGCCCTCGGCCAACTGGGACTGGCTGGCAACCTTTTCCCAGCTTGCCCAGGTTCCCGCTCCGTCGTTCACCGATGGGGTCTCGCTTATCCCGGCACTGACCAACCAAGGAACGCAAGCCGACCGAGGCTATCTTTATTTTGAGTTCGTAAGAGGCTTCAATACCCCGCCCTATCCCGACTTCGTGAATCATGGCGGGGAGGCAAAGTGGGAGATGCAGGCCATCCGCATCGGGAATTTCATGGGAGTTCGTCCCAAGATCGAATCACCTTCGGATTCCTTCAAAATCTACAACGTCGTTACCGATCCCAAGCAAGGGATCAACCTTGCGGCCAGCCGTCCCGACCTTCAGCAGCAAATGCAGCGCCTCGGGCTCGGAGCTCGTAGAAAATCCCAATACTTCTCCCGATCTTACGAGATTGCAGCTATCCCCGCGACTCCATTGGTGGCCGTGACCAGCGGCCTGATTTGCAAGTCGTTTGAAGGAAACTGGCCGTGGCTTCCCGAATTCCGGGAGATGACTCCGGTGTCGACCACATTGACGGCTGGTGTCTCGCCGGCCCCGCGGTCGAGACCAGATGACGTCGGCCTCTCGTTCGAGGGCTACCTTTCCGTGCAAACGACCGGCTCCTATCTATTCCGTACCAACTCCGACGCAGCGACCTGTGTCTGGGTGGACGAGGCACGGGTGATCGACAACGACTACAACTTCGCTGCCGCCAAAACCTCCGATCCCATTGTCCTCACAGCGGGGCTTCATCCAATCCGCATCCACTACCGCCACTTGGGAGGAACGGCCTCGCTCCAGCTCAGCTATTCGGGCCCGGGCATCGCAATGCAGCCGATCCCGAACTCGGCATTCTTCATTGAAGGTCAGCCGCCGGAGCTGCATCCGGACACGCTCACCACACCGCGTGTCACCGAGGCCACAGCAAACGTTGTTGCCAACGATTCCAGCACGCTTCCGCTGACGCTTCTTTCGGCGGGGCCGACCCCACTGGGCACCACCGGCATCGGGTCGAACCTGGTCCACCTCACCCCGGGTGCCGGCACGATCGGCTACGATGAGTTCCCGTATGTAGTCTCCAATGGCTACAGCCAGCATTCATCCCAGGTATCGGCGACGGTGCTTTTCGACAATGAGATCTGGCTGCCCTTTGAAGAAGGAGCAGGAACGAGCGTGAACCGGGTGGGCGGGAGTCCGGCAGTGACGGGAAGCTTGGCGGGATTTGCCGATCCGGCCAGCGCGTGGACCGCGGGACGCTTCCACGGCGGGCTCTCTTTTGATGGGATCGACGATCACGTGGACTTTCCCGGCCTGGCACTACCCACCGGACAACAACCGCGTACATTTTCCGGCTGGGTAAAGACGGTATCGCGGTCGTCGCCCGAATTGCAGACGTTGTTCAGCTATGGCTCCAATATCACCGGCGGCAGGTTCGTCGTGGGGCTCGACAACAGCCCCAACGTCGCGTCCGACCAGCCCCTGAGGCTGGACGTCAACGGCGGCTACATCACCGGCACGAGGCCGTTGAATGATGGCGGGTGGCACCACGTCGCAGTGGTAGTGGCCAATCACAATGGCAGCGCCGACGTCAATGTCTCGGAGACCAAGCTCTGGGTGGATGGCAACCTCGATCCGGTCTCATCGTCGTCCGGGCGCGTGCTCGCCACTGGTGCCACGCTGGTCCCGTGCTTGGGTGGCTCAAATCACAACGACGGCTACAATTTCACCGGCAAGCTCGACGACGTCCGGATCTTCGACCGAGCTCTGTCCGACGCGGAAGTACAGGCGCTTTATCTGAGCCGGCCGATCTATTTGACAGCTCCGGTGGATTCCACCGGCGATGACGATGGGGATGGGATGTCCGATGACGCCGAGGAAATCTCCGGCACCGATCCACACGACGCCACCTCGGTACTGCAGATCGATGAATTCAATTTTTCGGGAGGTACGGCCTTCCTGCAATGGATGGCAGTTCCGGGCCGGGACTATCAGGTCGAGGAGAGCACGAATCTCCAATCGTGGCAGTCGGTTCCCGGCCAAGGCCCGATCAGGATCGAGCCTCCTTCGTCGCCCGGAGGACCTGCCCTGCCACAGACGCTCTCGGTGTATTTCGCGACATCGGGCCAAGGTTCCCGCTACTTCCGCCTCAAGGTGACCCTGACCAATCCCTGAAGCGGCAACGCAGTTGGAGGTCCCGCAAGGACCGGAGCATTCCGAATGCGGAACACCCCATGGTGTCTCCGCTCGTCTATTTATCGCGATGACGTTCTCGATCATCACCCCTAGCTTCAATCAGGGGCGTTTTCTTCCGCAGTGCGTTGACAGCGTGCTGGCCCAGCACGGCATCGACTTCGAGCACATCGTCACCGATGCGGGCTCTACCGATGAAACGCTCGAGGTGCTGGGACGCTACCCTCATCTCCAGTGGACCAGCGAGCCCGATGGAGGCATGAGCGACGGGATCAACAAGGGCTTCCGCAAGGCCACCGGCGACTGGGTAATGTGGCTGAATTGCGATGACTACCTGCTGCCCGGAGCTCTGGCGAAGGTGAAGGAATTCGCCCTCGCTCACCCGGACGCGGACATCATCCACGGCGACTGTGTCTTCGTGAAGGAGGACGGCACGCCGATCCGCCGGAAGTACGACACGCCGGTGGATGAGTGGGATTTCCTGTTCGTCGGCTGCTGTATCCCTTCCACGGCCACCTTCTATCACCGGCGCGTGCTGGAAGCGGGCGAGCTGCTAGACACCGGCTACCGCAATTGCATGGACTGGGAGTACTACCTGCGCCTGACGCGGGCCGGCTTCCGTTTCGGCTACGTGCCGGAGGCCCTTGCGGGATTCCGCTGGCATGAGGAGAGCACGACGCAGAAGCACTGGCAGCGAATGATCGAGGAAGGCCTGCGTGCCCAGCGAGCGCATGTCGCGGCGCGCGGGTTGCCGGCCTATCTGGGATCGGCTTCCCTGTTGAAAGTGTTGCGCAAGGCTTTCCAAGTGCGCCGGGTGGCGAAACGCTGGGTTGCGCACCGCCGGCTTTCCTGAGAATCCGCGGTAGCCCAGTCTTCGTCCCGAATTGCTCCGAGTGTCGTCCGATCCGCCCAGCATCGTCGTTTTCGCCCAGGTTCCACCGCCGGAACACGGGCAAAGCCGCATGGTGCAACTGATGCTCGATGGCCTGCGCGAGGAAGCGCCAGCACTGCAGGTCCACCACGTCGATGCCCGGTTTTCCGACACGCTCGACGACATCGGCGGCACGAACTGGACGAAGTTCACACGTTCCGGTCGCTTTGTCGCCCGGGCGTTGCGCTTGTGGATGCGACATCGCCCGGGGCTGCTCTACTACGTGCCGGGACCGGTGCGCTGGAGCGCGGTGCTCCGCGATTGGCTGATCTTGGGAAGCCTCCGGCCGTTCTATCACCATGTGGCATTCCACTGGCACGCCATCGGCCATGGTGAGTGGGCTCACGGGTCCCCAAGACTGCGGCTGCCCGGACCAAAATGGCTAGATCGCTTTGCGCGGCGCGTCAGTGCCAGGGTGCTGGAGTCGCCGACGCTGTCGATCGTCTTGACCCCACAGTCGGCGAAGGACGCAGCAGCCGTTGGTTCCAAGGCCTCACGACTGGTCCGCAACGGCATCGAGGATCCCTGCGAGGCCAAGGCTGCGGAACTCGCCGCTCAAAAGGAAAGCCGGACCCGCGAACTCGGTGGCTCGGCTAGCCCTCGCTTCCGGGCCTTGTTCATGTCGGTGGGAACGGTCGAAAAGGGGCTGTTCGACCTGCTGGAAGCCGTAAGACTTTTTCTCTCCGCAGCGCCGCAAGCTTGGGCACTGGATCTGACGATCGCCGGCGGTATCCAGCCTTCTTGCCGGGCTACCTTTGACGAGCGCCTGCAGTCGCTGATTCGCCAATTTCCCGACCAGCTGACCCTATCCGTAAAGGGCTATGTCAGCGGCTCCGAGAAACTCGCGTGTCTGGCGAGCCACGATCTTTTCATCGCGCCGAGCCGGTGGGAGAGCTTCGGCCTCACGGTCGCGGAAGCCATGGCCTCTGGGTTGGCCGTCGTTGCCGCAGCCTCGGATGGCGTGCAGGGAGTGTTGCCAGACGATTACCCCTTCCTCGCCCCGGTGGCGGATCCGCCGGCTCTCGCCTGGGCAATCCGCCAGTGCTGCGATTCCCTAGTGGCGGGACGGGGAACCGAGCTTCACCACGAGCTGCGGCAGACCTTTCTCGATCGCTATCGGCGAGCGGATTTCTGCCGTGAGATTGCTGCCACGCTTGAGCCGCTGGCCAGCGGCCTTGGAGAGCTTGCAAAGACCGCCGGTCCCCTCCGCCTGCAGGTCTATCTGGCCGACCAGAATCCGAAACTCGGGAGAAGCCTCGGCATCTCCCGCATGACCCAGGTGCTGCTCAAGGAGCTGGCGATCCGCGAAGAGCTGGCCTTGAAAGGCATTACCTCGCGATCGTCGATCCAGATGCCGGATGGATCCTCCGCCGTCGTGGTACCGTGGACCACCCGCGGGAGGGTGGCGCGGGTCATGACCGACCACCTGCACCCGGTCTGGCGCCCCGGGAGGCACCCCGATGTCTTCTATTTCCCCAAGGGCTTCCTGCCGCGCCTGCATGGGATGTGCTCGCCGTCCGTGGTCACCATCCACGACACCATCATCCAGTACTACGCGGACCACTATCCCGAGTGGCGGACCGAAATCGAGTACCGCTACTGGGCCAGCATGTTGAAGCACACGCTCCGCCACGCCGATGGCATCCTCACCATCTCGGAAGCGGCGCGTCGTCAGATCCGTGAATTCATGGAGCGGCACGGCATTCCCGCCAAGCCCATCACGGTGACCTTCGAGCCGTGTATCTACGAATCCATCCCGCAGCCGGTGTCTCCGGTGAAGGACAATTACGTGCTGCACCTCGGCTCGCGCGAGCCTCACAAGCGAACCGCCTGGCTGATCCGCCAGTGGGCGGAAGCCTCGCGCACTCGCGCCGACCTGCCGAAGCTCCACGTGGTCGGGAAGCTGCCGGACGAAGTGGTAGAGATCGCCAAATCCTGTCCGCAGGTGGAGCGGCTGCCGTTCCTCGATGACGAGGCTCTGCAGCGGCAGTTCGAGATGGCCCGCGCGCTGATCTTCCCGTCCGAGATCGAAGGCTTCGGCCTGCCCGCGGTGGAGGCTTACTTCCTCGGCACACCGGTCTGCTTCACCCGCGGCACCTCGATCGAGGAGGTGTTAGGCGATGCCGCAAGCTGCGGCGGATTCGATCTTAGCGAGCCCGCAAGCCTCTTCACCGCACTGGACGACGTGCTGGCGCTCCCGCCCGGGCAAGTCAGGGACTGGGGCCTGTCACTGCGGGATAAATATGCGGCGCGGGTGGTCGCCGACCTGATGGTGGAGGTTTTTCACGAAGTCTCGCGACACCATACCGCCCGATGATCCGCGCCATCCTCAGGGCTGCGGGCTTCGATCCGCGGCGCTTTCCCACCGCCCTCTCCGGCTGGCAACGCTTCGCCCGCGATCGCGATCGCTTCCGCGGACTGCCCGGGGCCGATTCCCTGCCACAGGGAAAGGATCTGCCGATGCTTACGGAGTTCGGCGAATCTTCCGGCCATCTCGGTGCGTACTTTTTCCAAGACCTCCAGGTCGCCCGCTGGATTCTAACAGATCAGCCGCAACGTCACGTCGATGTCGGCTCACGGCTCGATGGATTCGTCGGCCATCTGGCCGTCTTCCGCGCGGTGGACGTGCTCGATATCCGGCCGCAGCCGATCCCGGTGCCGAACGTGCACTTCCATCAGGTCGATCTGGCAGCAGATCTTCCGGCCGAGTGGGTGGCCTGCACGGACTCGCTGTCCTGTCTTCACACCATCGAGCACTTCGGCCTCGGGCGCTATGGCGATGACGTCGATCCATTGGGCCATCTGAAAGGCTTGGAGCAACTCAAGCGGATGGTGAAGCCGGGCGGACGCTTTTACCTCTCCACACCGATCGGGCCGGAGCGCGTCGAGTTCAATGCCCACCGCATCTTCGCTGCTTCCACCGTGACCGGCTGGTTTCAGGACGGCTGGACCATCGAGCGCTTCGCCGTGGTGGATGACGCCACGCACCTGCATCCCGATATCAATTGGCGATCAGCCGAGGCGGCGAATCACTTCGGTTGCCGGGCGGGCGTCGGCATCGTCTGCGCCCTGCGCACTTCACCGTGAAACGACGACTGATCGACCGGTTGCACGACCGTCTCTGGAAAGAGTACAGCGTGCGAAAGACTACGGACAACTTCGCCACCACCGGCAGAGCCGGTCGCCACGGCAGTGTGTCCGGCACCATGGCATGGCCGGATGCCTGTGCCATTCTCGCCGATGGCGAAAGCGGCAGCCACGGCTTCCGGCGCGAGCGCGCGGTCCGCGAGGTGGTGGAAACCCTGGGCCCGAGCGATGGCCGCTATCATGCGCGAAGGATCCGCGCCCTCGCCCCGGAGCTGCTCGCGGATTCCCGGCTCCGTGCGGTGGATGAGTGGGGCAATCCCATCCGCTGGCCCGGACTGCTGTTAGGCACGGGAGTACCCTTCAGCCCGACCACGCTGCGCTACCTTTCCCATGCACTGTGGCTGCGCGATCACAGGCGCGTGAAACCCGGCGGGACGGTCGTTGAGATCGGTGTCGGCTTCGGCGGTCTGGCGGCGATGAACGCCATCGTCTCCAACGCGCACACCGTTCTCGTCGATCTGCCGCCAGTAGCCCGGGCCGCCCTGCGGATGCTGAATGAAACGAGCCTCGGCGAATTTGCCACGTCCGCTGACGAAACCGGACCCCTGGACAGTTTCTGTGTGGTCTCGAACTATGCTTTCACCGAGCTGACTTCGGATCTACAGGACCACTACATCGACCGCTACCTCCGCGCCTCGTCCACCGGGATGATCGTGAGCAATGCCAACGTCTTCTCCCGCTCCATCGGCGGGCGGGATGACGCCGCGCTGGTCTCCGCGCTGCAAGCGGCCGGCATTCCCGCGAAGCTGGAGCGCGAGGCCGATCTGTTAGGCCCGAGCGATCATCTCTGTGGAGTGACGCTGATCACATGGGGCAGAGGCACCGGGCCATGATTCGCATCGTCCTGCTCGGCCGGCTTGGCAACAACCTGTTCCAGTACGCGCTGGGCCGGGTGCTGGCGGAAAAGCACGGCGTGCCGCTGGCGATGGACGGCTCCTGGTTCAACTCACCAGGCTGGGACGAGGTGAAATGCCTGCGCGATTTGCCCGGCCCTGCGGCCGGCCATGCCCGCATCGTGCGGCGCTGTTCTCCGGCTGCGCGTGCATTGCGGAAATTCACCGGTCACCACTACTGGCAACTGCGCGGCGTGCCGGAACTGCGCGAACGAGAGGATCACCAAGGCTTCGACGCCCGGTTCCTTGAAGCGCCCGCCAATTGCCTGATCTTCGGCTATTTCCAGACGCCGCGCTATTTTTCCAGCATCGAACCCAAGCTCCGCGAGGAGCTGCGGACGGATGGCCTCGGCCTGGAAACCGGCCATGAAGGACTGGCGGAAAGCTTGCGCGCGCCTAACAGCGTGGCGGTCCATGTCCGGCGCGGCGACTACGCCGGCAACCCGTTTCTCGATGTGTGCGGGATGGACTACTATCTGGAAGCGATGCGTCGG
The genomic region above belongs to Luteolibacter arcticus and contains:
- a CDS encoding glycosyltransferase, giving the protein MSSDPPSIVVFAQVPPPEHGQSRMVQLMLDGLREEAPALQVHHVDARFSDTLDDIGGTNWTKFTRSGRFVARALRLWMRHRPGLLYYVPGPVRWSAVLRDWLILGSLRPFYHHVAFHWHAIGHGEWAHGSPRLRLPGPKWLDRFARRVSARVLESPTLSIVLTPQSAKDAAAVGSKASRLVRNGIEDPCEAKAAELAAQKESRTRELGGSASPRFRALFMSVGTVEKGLFDLLEAVRLFLSAAPQAWALDLTIAGGIQPSCRATFDERLQSLIRQFPDQLTLSVKGYVSGSEKLACLASHDLFIAPSRWESFGLTVAEAMASGLAVVAAASDGVQGVLPDDYPFLAPVADPPALAWAIRQCCDSLVAGRGTELHHELRQTFLDRYRRADFCREIAATLEPLASGLGELAKTAGPLRLQVYLADQNPKLGRSLGISRMTQVLLKELAIREELALKGITSRSSIQMPDGSSAVVVPWTTRGRVARVMTDHLHPVWRPGRHPDVFYFPKGFLPRLHGMCSPSVVTIHDTIIQYYADHYPEWRTEIEYRYWASMLKHTLRHADGILTISEAARRQIREFMERHGIPAKPITVTFEPCIYESIPQPVSPVKDNYVLHLGSREPHKRTAWLIRQWAEASRTRADLPKLHVVGKLPDEVVEIAKSCPQVERLPFLDDEALQRQFEMARALIFPSEIEGFGLPAVEAYFLGTPVCFTRGTSIEEVLGDAASCGGFDLSEPASLFTALDDVLALPPGQVRDWGLSLRDKYAARVVADLMVEVFHEVSRHHTAR
- a CDS encoding DUF268 domain-containing protein — translated: MIRAILRAAGFDPRRFPTALSGWQRFARDRDRFRGLPGADSLPQGKDLPMLTEFGESSGHLGAYFFQDLQVARWILTDQPQRHVDVGSRLDGFVGHLAVFRAVDVLDIRPQPIPVPNVHFHQVDLAADLPAEWVACTDSLSCLHTIEHFGLGRYGDDVDPLGHLKGLEQLKRMVKPGGRFYLSTPIGPERVEFNAHRIFAASTVTGWFQDGWTIERFAVVDDATHLHPDINWRSAEAANHFGCRAGVGIVCALRTSP
- a CDS encoding alpha-1,2-fucosyltransferase; translation: MIRIVLLGRLGNNLFQYALGRVLAEKHGVPLAMDGSWFNSPGWDEVKCLRDLPGPAAGHARIVRRCSPAARALRKFTGHHYWQLRGVPELREREDHQGFDARFLEAPANCLIFGYFQTPRYFSSIEPKLREELRTDGLGLETGHEGLAESLRAPNSVAVHVRRGDYAGNPFLDVCGMDYYLEAMRRLRETLPAPRFHIFSDDPAWCTNRFTGEDIVITGGPARRSPLVDLHLMSLAKHHVIANSSYSWWAAWLGKKPGQRVLMPAEWFRGIRAPIAEKQCEGWEIVTLGPTPT